A window of Microcystis aeruginosa FD4 contains these coding sequences:
- a CDS encoding DUF3782 domain-containing protein has translation MTATIEDIRAILKELAQSQQELSQAQKETDKQINRVSQQIGKLGNRLGEFVEWQVRPAVVRLFQERGIDVHEFHPGISVKRDNEGLEIDLLVVNDTDAILVEVKSKLTQRDVDEHLQRLAKFKRLMPRFRDVKALGAVAAMIVPDEVASYACRQGLFVLVQSGENVIILNDAEFTPQVW, from the coding sequence ATGACAGCCACTATTGAAGACATTCGGGCAATACTAAAGGAATTAGCTCAATCCCAACAAGAGTTATCCCAAGCTCAAAAAGAAACGGATAAACAAATTAACAGGGTTAGTCAGCAGATTGGGAAGTTGGGTAATCGTTTAGGAGAGTTTGTCGAGTGGCAAGTGCGTCCTGCGGTGGTGCGTCTGTTTCAGGAGCGGGGTATTGATGTCCATGAGTTTCACCCTGGCATTTCGGTAAAACGGGATAATGAGGGTTTAGAGATTGATCTATTGGTAGTGAATGATACGGATGCCATTTTAGTGGAGGTCAAAAGTAAGTTAACTCAAAGGGATGTGGATGAGCATTTACAACGTTTGGCTAAGTTTAAGCGGTTAATGCCTCGTTTTCGAGACGTAAAGGCCTTGGGAGCGGTGGCAGCGATGATTGTTCCCGATGAGGTGGCGAGTTACGCTTGTCGTCAGGGTTTATTTGTGTTGGTGCAGTCAGGGGAAAATGTAATAATTTTAAACGATGCGGAGTTTACGCCCCAGGTTTGGTAG
- a CDS encoding TVP38/TMEM64 family protein, whose amino-acid sequence MSKTKSSVIILTIICLIATAIGVYLIGGIDSQQLQIWLKQMGIMAPILYIILYTIGTILILPSTPLNLSGGAIFGVVMGTVWTTIAALVAAIVAFAFTRTIGREYTAKKFQGKWQAIDAEMQQGGLFYMFAIRLLPIIPYGIVNFVAGLTSIRFRDYFIGTLLGTVPGILPFVMMGAGLKSLGKGDILPLMVAFTLIALLVGVGTWYRRRRQFPFQ is encoded by the coding sequence ATGTCTAAAACTAAAAGTAGTGTTATTATCCTAACCATAATTTGTCTTATCGCCACGGCGATCGGAGTTTATCTGATCGGTGGTATCGACTCCCAACAATTACAGATATGGTTAAAACAAATGGGAATTATGGCCCCCATTTTGTATATTATTCTCTATACGATCGGGACAATTTTAATTCTGCCTTCTACCCCCTTAAACCTCAGTGGTGGGGCTATCTTTGGGGTGGTTATGGGAACAGTTTGGACAACGATCGCCGCTTTGGTGGCCGCTATAGTTGCCTTTGCTTTTACCCGTACTATCGGCCGGGAATATACCGCCAAAAAATTTCAGGGAAAATGGCAAGCGATCGATGCAGAAATGCAGCAAGGAGGACTATTTTATATGTTTGCTATCCGTCTATTACCGATTATTCCCTACGGTATCGTTAACTTTGTTGCGGGATTAACTTCTATCCGTTTTCGCGATTATTTCATCGGGACTTTATTAGGCACTGTCCCCGGAATTTTACCCTTTGTCATGATGGGTGCGGGTTTAAAATCTTTAGGAAAAGGCGATATATTGCCCCTGATGGTGGCTTTTACCCTCATTGCTCTGTTAGTAGGTGTGGGAACTTGGTATCGTCGTCGTCGGCAATTTCCCTTTCAGTGA
- a CDS encoding DUF3782 domain-containing protein: MTATIEDIRAILKQLAQSQQELSQSQQELSQAQKETDKQINRVSQQIGKLGNRLGEFVEWQVRPAVVRLFQERGIDVHEFHPGISVKRDNEGLEIDLLVVNDTDAILVEVKSKLTQRDVDEHLQRLAKFKRLMPRFRDVKALGAVAAMIVPDEVASYACRQGLFVLVQSGENVIILNDAEFTPQVW, translated from the coding sequence ATGACAGCCACTATTGAAGACATTCGGGCAATACTAAAGCAATTAGCTCAATCCCAACAAGAGTTATCCCAATCCCAACAAGAGTTATCCCAAGCTCAAAAAGAAACGGATAAACAAATTAACAGGGTTAGTCAGCAGATTGGGAAGTTGGGTAATCGTTTAGGAGAGTTTGTCGAGTGGCAAGTGCGTCCTGCGGTGGTGCGTCTGTTTCAGGAGCGGGGTATTGATGTCCATGAGTTTCACCCTGGCATTTCGGTAAAACGGGATAATGAGGGTTTAGAGATTGATCTATTGGTAGTGAATGATACGGATGCCATTTTAGTGGAGGTCAAAAGTAAGTTAACTCAAAGGGATGTGGATGAGCATTTACAACGTTTGGCTAAGTTTAAGCGGTTAATGCCTCGTTTTCGAGACGTAAAGGCCTTGGGAGCGGTGGCAGCGATGATTGTTCCCGATGAGGTGGCGAGTTACGCTTGTCGTCAGGGTTTATTTGTGTTGGTGCAGTCAGGGGAAAATGTAATAATTTTAAACGATGCGGAGTTTACGCCCCAGGTTTGGTAG
- a CDS encoding type II toxin-antitoxin system VapC family toxin gives MKQIFADTFYWIALLNPKDDWHQIALNYAHNCINDQLITTDGIIDEILNYASSRGTIMRQKALLMCTQMLREKTIKVISYTPELRQLGFELYKQRSDKGYSITDCISMVIMQQMDIFEVLTHDKHFTQEGFIILFQKIELL, from the coding sequence ATGAAGCAAATTTTTGCCGACACCTTTTATTGGATCGCTTTACTCAACCCCAAAGATGACTGGCATCAAATCGCGCTTAATTATGCTCATAATTGTATCAATGATCAGCTAATAACAACAGATGGCATTATTGATGAGATACTGAACTATGCTTCATCTAGAGGAACCATTATGAGACAGAAAGCACTCTTGATGTGTACGCAAATGCTACGGGAAAAAACAATAAAAGTTATTTCCTATACACCAGAATTACGTCAATTAGGTTTTGAATTATATAAACAACGGTCAGACAAAGGTTATAGCATTACAGACTGCATATCAATGGTAATTATGCAACAAATGGATATTTTTGAAGTGCTTACCCATGACAAGCACTTTACCCAAGAAGGTTTTATTATTCTTTTTCAAAAAATAGAACTACTATAA